One window from the genome of Serinibacter salmoneus encodes:
- a CDS encoding type I 3-dehydroquinate dehydratase, which produces MSEPTVAAARESSRAAVRAGAEVIEWRLDALAVDDLADAGAAIGGLAREVGVEILATYRSIAEGGAGPLGDDAYRDLLLALLEHPRGLAAVDVELSRPEEDVAAIVAAARCAEVPTVGSSHDFTGFPDDVVTRFAELARRGHDVLKVAVTAGDDLEVIRLLEAAVTARHTLGRAVVPIAMGERGVLTRVGGALWGAPFTFARHGAGSAPGQPTVSEVAAALALLGGTS; this is translated from the coding sequence GTGAGTGAGCCTACCGTGGCGGCCGCCCGGGAGTCCTCTCGTGCCGCGGTGCGGGCCGGGGCCGAGGTGATCGAGTGGCGGCTGGACGCCCTCGCGGTGGACGACCTCGCCGATGCGGGTGCCGCGATCGGGGGCCTGGCCCGGGAGGTGGGCGTGGAGATCCTGGCCACCTACCGCTCGATCGCCGAGGGCGGCGCCGGGCCGCTGGGCGATGACGCCTACCGGGACCTGCTGCTGGCGCTGCTCGAGCACCCCCGCGGGCTGGCCGCGGTCGACGTCGAACTGTCCCGGCCGGAGGAGGACGTCGCCGCGATCGTCGCGGCCGCCCGATGCGCCGAGGTCCCTACCGTGGGCTCCAGTCACGACTTCACCGGGTTTCCGGACGATGTCGTCACGCGATTCGCCGAGCTGGCGCGCCGCGGCCACGACGTGCTGAAGGTGGCCGTGACGGCCGGGGACGACCTCGAGGTGATCCGGCTGTTGGAGGCCGCGGTCACGGCGCGTCACACGCTGGGACGCGCGGTCGTGCCGATCGCGATGGGGGAGCGGGGGGTGCTGACCCGGGTCGGGGGTGCCCTGTGGGGCGCTCCCTTCACCTTTGCTCGGCACGGGGCGGGCTCGGCGCCGGGACAGCCGACCGTCTCCGAGGTGGCGGCTGCCCTCGCGCTTCTCGGCGGGACCTCGTGA
- a CDS encoding RNA polymerase-binding protein RbpA codes for MAERSLRGMRIGANSMETEVGVEFAPRVEAVYDCPDGRVIVIPFSADADIPPVWEAPGGGEALLRDAERPEDKPSKPQRTHWDMLLERRSIEDLEVLLNERLDLLRSGRLRKSA; via the coding sequence ATGGCAGAGCGAAGCCTGCGCGGAATGAGAATCGGCGCCAACAGCATGGAGACCGAGGTCGGCGTGGAGTTCGCGCCGCGCGTGGAGGCCGTCTACGACTGTCCGGACGGCCGCGTCATCGTGATCCCGTTCTCCGCCGACGCCGACATCCCGCCGGTGTGGGAGGCCCCGGGCGGTGGTGAGGCACTGCTGCGTGACGCCGAGCGTCCCGAGGACAAGCCCTCCAAGCCGCAGCGCACCCACTGGGACATGCTGCTGGAGCGCCGCTCCATCGAGGACCTCGAGGTGCTGCTCAACGAGCGTCTGGACCTGCTGCGCTCGGGCCGCCTTCGCAAGAGCGCCTGA
- a CDS encoding MerR family transcriptional regulator, which yields MTSGAPRRRVGAAADSSGDAAGESAGLRALAQEPWPRGVSTKPTMNIGAVLTVLKREFPAVSHSKLRFLEEQGLVHPHRTPAGYRVFSDADVERLRYALAAQRDSFLPLRVIRDKLAALDAGLDEDALAEPRIPSGGGARLSAEELVRLADLTREELDDLDAAGLIVADAAGRYQATCLPVVQAASDLRRRGLDLRHLRLMRSAADRQVDVIAQLTAPLRGRPNAPQDSRAREKAIQEANDLSGLLSRLHGALVAAGVDRIV from the coding sequence ATGACGAGCGGAGCGCCGCGCCGCCGCGTGGGCGCCGCTGCGGACTCGTCCGGGGACGCCGCGGGCGAGTCCGCCGGCCTGCGCGCACTCGCTCAGGAGCCGTGGCCACGCGGTGTCTCGACGAAGCCGACCATGAACATCGGCGCAGTCCTGACGGTGCTCAAGCGGGAGTTCCCCGCCGTGTCCCATTCCAAGTTGCGCTTCCTGGAGGAGCAGGGCCTGGTGCACCCGCACCGCACCCCTGCGGGTTACCGGGTGTTCTCCGACGCCGATGTGGAACGGTTGCGCTACGCCCTGGCGGCGCAGCGCGATTCCTTCCTTCCGCTGCGTGTGATCCGGGACAAGTTGGCCGCGCTGGACGCCGGCCTCGACGAGGACGCCCTCGCGGAGCCGAGGATCCCCAGCGGCGGCGGTGCCCGGTTGAGCGCGGAGGAGTTGGTGCGCCTCGCGGACCTGACGCGTGAGGAATTGGACGACCTCGACGCCGCGGGACTGATCGTGGCGGACGCTGCCGGTCGCTATCAGGCCACCTGCCTGCCGGTGGTGCAGGCCGCCAGCGACCTGCGGCGCCGCGGACTCGACCTGCGGCACCTGCGCCTGATGCGCAGCGCGGCGGACCGCCAGGTGGACGTCATCGCGCAGCTGACCGCGCCCCTGCGTGGACGACCCAATGCGCCGCAGGACTCCCGCGCGAGGGAGAAGGCGATCCAGGAGGCCAACGACCTCTCCGGCCTGCTCAGCCGGCTCCACGGGGCGCTCGTCGCGGCGGGGGTCGACAGGATCGTCTAG
- a CDS encoding FHA domain-containing protein, whose translation MGANDETSTDLPESAVSTTAHFEAITDVEIPGAPGASGQAAAAIEALPAGSALLVVQHGPTTGARFLLDADATMAGRDTRADIFLDDVTVSRRHAEFRRVPDGFEVRDIGSLNGTYVNRVRIDAVRLRSGDEVQIGKYRLTFHPSPHGTAAP comes from the coding sequence ATGGGCGCCAACGACGAGACATCGACTGACCTGCCGGAGTCGGCCGTCAGCACCACTGCCCACTTCGAGGCGATCACCGACGTCGAGATCCCCGGGGCACCGGGTGCGAGCGGCCAGGCTGCCGCCGCGATCGAGGCGCTCCCGGCGGGGAGCGCGCTCCTGGTGGTGCAGCACGGCCCGACGACAGGCGCGCGCTTCCTGCTGGACGCGGACGCCACCATGGCAGGCCGCGATACCCGTGCCGACATTTTCTTGGACGATGTGACGGTCTCCCGTCGGCACGCTGAGTTCCGTCGGGTACCGGACGGCTTCGAGGTGCGTGACATCGGTTCCCTGAACGGCACCTACGTCAATCGCGTGCGGATCGACGCCGTGCGGCTGCGTTCCGGCGACGAGGTCCAGATCGGCAAGTACCGGCTGACCTTCCACCCGAGCCCGCACGGGACTGCGGCCCCATGA
- a CDS encoding bifunctional nuclease family protein yields the protein MRRVSVRGVRVHVPDGEVVLLLEEEEGHRMLAIMIGPREGAAIATAQAGVRPPRPQTHDLALAMLAATGTTLTQVEMVAVRDGIYFAEIVFGDGTRVDARTSDAVALALRAQVPILCAEEILASESVIVTGDAPGPLEDGAGEDELARFRRFLDGVEADDFDERDS from the coding sequence GTGCGACGCGTCTCGGTCCGAGGAGTGCGGGTCCATGTGCCCGACGGCGAGGTGGTACTGCTGCTCGAGGAGGAGGAGGGGCACCGGATGCTCGCGATCATGATCGGGCCACGCGAGGGTGCCGCCATCGCGACGGCCCAGGCGGGGGTCAGGCCACCACGGCCGCAGACGCACGACCTCGCCCTCGCCATGCTGGCCGCCACGGGGACCACCCTGACGCAGGTCGAGATGGTCGCGGTTCGTGACGGGATCTACTTCGCGGAGATCGTGTTCGGGGACGGCACACGGGTCGACGCCCGTACCTCCGATGCGGTGGCCCTCGCGCTGAGGGCTCAGGTACCGATCCTGTGCGCCGAGGAGATCCTCGCCAGCGAGTCCGTGATCGTGACCGGCGACGCGCCAGGACCCCTGGAGGACGGCGCAGGGGAGGATGAGCTCGCCCGCTTCCGACGCTTCCTCGATGGTGTCGAGGCTGACGACTTCGACGAGCGGGACTCATGA
- a CDS encoding alpha/beta fold hydrolase — MDVILIPGFWLTGDSWAPITDALSAEGHRVHPVTLPGLGPDDISETRARIGLADHVAAVVALVDELPDGVVLVGHSGGGAVAHAVVDAVVGARPHAVAHVVYVDSAPLADGGCINADLPAAQGEIPLPDWSVFDEESLRDMSPVIRAAFARVAIPTPAAVASDPQRLNDAARFTVPITLICCEMDVATMRGIAEDPEHPWHSYLAETARVQDVTWVDLPTGHWPQFTRPGDLAQTLLTALRELT, encoded by the coding sequence ATGGACGTCATCCTCATCCCGGGCTTCTGGCTCACCGGCGACTCCTGGGCCCCGATCACCGACGCGCTGAGTGCCGAGGGGCATCGCGTACATCCGGTGACGCTCCCCGGTCTCGGGCCGGACGACATCAGCGAGACCCGCGCGCGGATCGGCCTGGCCGATCATGTCGCCGCCGTGGTCGCTCTCGTGGACGAGTTGCCCGACGGCGTGGTGCTGGTCGGTCACTCCGGCGGCGGCGCCGTCGCGCACGCCGTGGTGGATGCGGTCGTCGGTGCTCGCCCCCACGCCGTCGCCCATGTGGTCTACGTGGACTCCGCGCCGCTCGCTGACGGCGGGTGCATCAATGCCGACCTCCCGGCCGCGCAGGGCGAGATCCCGCTCCCGGACTGGTCGGTCTTCGACGAGGAATCCCTGCGCGACATGAGCCCGGTGATCCGCGCCGCCTTCGCACGCGTCGCGATCCCCACACCCGCCGCGGTCGCCTCGGATCCCCAGCGCCTGAACGATGCCGCCCGCTTCACCGTGCCGATCACGCTGATCTGCTGCGAGATGGACGTAGCCACGATGCGCGGGATCGCCGAGGACCCCGAGCACCCGTGGCACTCCTACCTGGCGGAGACGGCACGCGTCCAGGACGTCACCTGGGTGGACCTGCCGACCGGCCACTGGCCGCAGTTCACGCGTCCCGGTGACCTCGCGCAGACCCTCCTGACCGCCCTGCGTGAGTTGACATAA
- a CDS encoding polyprenol monophosphomannose synthase, translating into MRVLVIIPTYNERAALPGTLVRTRAAVPHADVLVVDDASPDGTGEWAQEQAARDGAVHVLHRTGKEGLGRAYIAGFGWALERGYDLVVEMDADASHQPEQLPDLLDAVDEDVALVIGSRWVPGGGIVDWPAYRQAISRAGTTYARLALGLPVHDATAGFRVYPAATLRALPLAEITSQGYCFQVDMTNRVHLAGGRIVEVPITFVERSEGVSKMSRDIVLEAFVNVTRWGAERLWRRVRRQRRSGARL; encoded by the coding sequence GTGCGCGTCCTGGTGATCATTCCCACCTACAACGAGCGGGCGGCGCTGCCCGGCACGCTGGTGCGGACCCGGGCCGCGGTTCCGCATGCCGACGTGCTGGTCGTGGACGACGCCTCCCCGGACGGCACCGGGGAGTGGGCGCAGGAGCAGGCGGCGCGCGACGGCGCCGTCCACGTGCTGCACCGCACCGGAAAGGAGGGGCTGGGGCGGGCCTACATCGCGGGCTTCGGGTGGGCGCTGGAGCGTGGGTACGACCTCGTGGTGGAGATGGATGCCGATGCCTCCCACCAGCCGGAGCAACTGCCGGACCTCCTGGACGCCGTGGACGAGGACGTCGCCCTGGTGATCGGCTCACGCTGGGTGCCGGGCGGCGGCATCGTGGACTGGCCCGCCTACCGACAGGCCATCTCCCGCGCCGGCACCACCTATGCACGCCTGGCGCTGGGTCTGCCGGTGCACGACGCCACGGCGGGCTTCCGGGTCTATCCCGCGGCCACGCTGCGCGCCCTGCCACTGGCCGAGATCACCTCGCAGGGCTACTGCTTCCAGGTGGACATGACCAACCGGGTGCACCTGGCCGGGGGGCGGATCGTGGAGGTCCCGATCACCTTCGTGGAGCGCAGCGAGGGTGTGTCGAAGATGAGCCGAGACATCGTGCTCGAGGCGTTCGTGAACGTCACCCGCTGGGGAGCAGAACGCCTCTGGCGCCGAGTGCGGCGCCAGAGGCGTTCGGGTGCGCGGCTGTAG
- a CDS encoding MerR family transcriptional regulator: MSSTEAGAASTSHQITQGALFGDRLPDLDAHTGYRGHTACRAAGITYRQLDYWARTGLVEPSVRPATGSGTQRLYSFRDVLVLKVVKRLLDTGVSLQQIRQAVEHLRERGVEDLAQITLMSDGASVYECSSADEVFDLVQGGQGVFGIAVGRVWREVESTIAEFPVESTEPQPDALMARPDPKDELARRRAAKRAQAAG, from the coding sequence GTGTCCAGCACCGAGGCAGGGGCAGCGTCCACGAGCCACCAGATCACGCAGGGCGCGCTGTTCGGGGACCGCCTGCCGGACCTCGACGCGCACACCGGCTATCGCGGCCACACCGCGTGCCGCGCCGCGGGCATCACCTACCGACAGCTCGACTACTGGGCCCGCACCGGGCTGGTGGAGCCCTCGGTTCGGCCCGCCACCGGCTCCGGCACCCAGCGGCTGTACTCCTTCCGCGACGTGCTGGTGCTCAAGGTGGTCAAGCGACTGCTCGACACCGGCGTCTCGCTCCAGCAGATCCGTCAGGCAGTGGAGCACCTGCGCGAACGCGGCGTGGAGGACCTCGCGCAGATCACCTTGATGAGCGACGGAGCCAGCGTGTACGAGTGCTCCAGCGCCGACGAGGTCTTCGACCTGGTGCAGGGCGGCCAGGGCGTGTTCGGTATCGCCGTGGGCCGAGTCTGGCGCGAGGTCGAGTCCACCATCGCGGAGTTCCCGGTGGAGTCCACCGAGCCGCAGCCCGATGCGCTGATGGCGCGACCGGACCCCAAGGACGAGCTCGCGCGCCGCCGCGCTGCCAAGCGAGCACAGGCCGCCGGCTAG
- a CDS encoding shikimate kinase has translation MNVTHRPAVVLCGPMGSGKTSVGRRLAASLGVALRDTDEDVVAAAGRTIPEIFAAEGEAGFRELEHRAVVAALQDHTGVLSLGGGAVVHAGTRRALAQYRRGGGVVIYLEVSQRDAMRRIGADQNRPLLAGTESPARRWARIMTERRGLYQEVATHEVSTHHRSPARVAAVILDTLG, from the coding sequence GTGAACGTGACGCATCGCCCCGCCGTGGTGCTCTGCGGGCCCATGGGATCGGGGAAGACCTCCGTGGGCCGGCGCCTCGCGGCGAGCCTCGGCGTGGCGCTGCGCGATACCGATGAGGACGTCGTGGCCGCGGCGGGTCGCACGATCCCGGAGATCTTCGCGGCCGAGGGCGAGGCGGGCTTCCGGGAGCTGGAGCACCGGGCCGTGGTCGCGGCGCTGCAGGACCACACCGGGGTGCTCTCGCTGGGTGGCGGCGCTGTGGTGCACGCTGGCACGCGGCGTGCCCTGGCGCAGTACCGCAGGGGCGGCGGTGTGGTGATCTACCTCGAGGTCAGCCAGCGCGACGCCATGCGCCGCATCGGCGCGGATCAGAACCGGCCGCTCCTGGCAGGAACGGAGTCACCGGCGCGTCGCTGGGCGCGGATCATGACGGAACGCCGAGGCCTCTACCAGGAGGTCGCCACCCACGAGGTGTCCACGCACCATCGTTCGCCGGCCCGGGTGGCCGCAGTGATCCTGGACACGCTCGGCTGA
- a CDS encoding DUF881 domain-containing protein gives MSTTPDAPHAHHSHRAPRPSWTRRSHLLVALLVAGLGFALVLQVRQVAGDDLAALRQDELVRLLDEITQRNDTLEAEQAQLVLDRADLVSGANAWEVARRNAEVQGILAGTIPVSGPGIEIAILGADGVPASGWVNLIEELRIAGAEAIEVNGVRVGAASWFDDAVGGVLLDDVEISSPVTVKAIGDGQTLDVALGIPGGALATLRSYDARTQVTRADALVITSVVELSDPVFATPAPEEDAGTG, from the coding sequence ATGAGCACTACACCGGACGCCCCGCACGCCCACCACTCCCATCGCGCCCCGCGACCGAGCTGGACGCGCCGCTCCCACCTGCTGGTGGCGCTGCTGGTCGCGGGCCTGGGGTTCGCTCTCGTGCTCCAGGTGCGGCAGGTGGCCGGTGACGACCTGGCTGCGCTGCGTCAGGACGAGCTGGTGCGTCTGCTCGACGAGATCACCCAGCGCAATGACACCCTCGAGGCCGAGCAGGCGCAACTGGTGCTGGACCGCGCGGACCTGGTCTCCGGCGCGAACGCCTGGGAGGTCGCACGCCGCAACGCCGAGGTCCAGGGAATCCTCGCGGGCACCATCCCGGTGTCCGGACCGGGCATCGAGATCGCGATCCTTGGCGCCGACGGTGTCCCGGCCTCGGGTTGGGTCAACCTGATCGAGGAACTGCGCATCGCGGGTGCGGAGGCCATCGAGGTGAACGGGGTGCGTGTGGGCGCCGCGAGCTGGTTCGACGACGCCGTGGGCGGGGTGCTGCTGGATGATGTGGAGATCTCCTCACCCGTCACGGTCAAGGCGATCGGGGACGGGCAGACCCTCGACGTGGCGCTGGGGATCCCCGGTGGCGCGCTGGCCACCCTGCGCTCCTACGACGCCCGAACGCAGGTGACGCGGGCCGATGCCCTGGTCATCACCTCCGTGGTGGAGCTCTCCGACCCGGTGTTCGCGACCCCGGCGCCGGAAGAGGACGCTGGAACCGGATAG
- a CDS encoding DUF1697 domain-containing protein, with amino-acid sequence MSRYALFLRGVNVGGVTVTSAALRECLAGAGFTDVRTVLASGNAMVTTTRVDRGAVRARAEGAIEAAFGRAIGVVALPQAEVAALVAACPYEADSQSHHAYVVLVPDAAALKGLRAAVPSPGGYRDEDWCAAPAPLPAIYWWYPRPRDGERSMQTPVASAIEAAARGAMTTTRNVRTMRRLMSG; translated from the coding sequence GTGTCCCGGTACGCCCTCTTCCTGCGCGGCGTGAACGTCGGTGGCGTCACGGTCACCTCGGCCGCGTTGCGGGAGTGCCTGGCGGGTGCGGGCTTCACGGACGTGCGGACGGTCCTGGCCAGCGGCAACGCCATGGTGACCACTACGCGGGTGGATCGTGGCGCGGTGCGTGCGCGCGCGGAAGGCGCCATCGAGGCGGCCTTCGGGCGAGCGATCGGAGTGGTGGCACTCCCCCAGGCCGAGGTTGCCGCGTTGGTGGCCGCGTGCCCGTACGAGGCGGACAGCCAGAGCCATCACGCCTACGTCGTGCTGGTGCCGGACGCGGCCGCGTTGAAGGGCCTGCGGGCCGCGGTCCCCTCCCCCGGCGGGTACCGGGACGAGGACTGGTGCGCGGCTCCCGCCCCGCTTCCGGCGATCTACTGGTGGTACCCGCGCCCCCGGGACGGTGAGCGTTCGATGCAGACCCCCGTAGCGAGCGCGATCGAGGCGGCGGCGCGGGGCGCTATGACCACGACGCGCAATGTCCGCACGATGCGGCGGCTGATGAGCGGTTGA
- a CDS encoding small basic family protein translates to MIAVIGLIVGIVLGLLVSPDVPAVLQPYLPIAVVAALDALFGGVRAQLEGMFNDRVFISSFLSNVVVAALLVFLGDQLGVGSQLSTAVLVVLGIRIFSNAASIRRAILKA, encoded by the coding sequence TTGATCGCGGTCATCGGTCTGATCGTCGGGATCGTGCTGGGGCTCCTGGTCTCCCCGGACGTCCCCGCCGTGCTGCAGCCCTATCTGCCGATCGCCGTGGTCGCCGCGCTGGATGCGCTCTTCGGCGGCGTGCGCGCGCAACTGGAGGGCATGTTCAACGACCGGGTCTTCATCTCCTCGTTCCTGTCCAACGTGGTGGTCGCGGCGCTGCTGGTGTTCCTCGGTGACCAGCTCGGCGTCGGTTCGCAACTGTCCACCGCGGTGCTGGTGGTGCTGGGTATCCGCATCTTCTCCAACGCCGCCTCGATCCGACGCGCAATCCTCAAGGCATGA
- a CDS encoding DUF881 domain-containing protein: MTPARSHEASTRRPDASMTLLRELQDSPLDPAYADARARRERRAASGARVESGWGRVGTFLLAAALGLGLTIAATTLRTPDGSTRATELLTEQIAQRRASTDALEERNAALAAEIRDLSTTQLAASDPELAEQFDALGVASAVTAVTGPALTVRLSDSARALEAPAEYPSERVQAIDLQVVVNALWAAGAEAIAVNGTRISGLGAIRSAGSAVLVDLVPVTSPYEIVAIGHSERMVNALDRSTAGAHLEVLSDRYRIQVTTDLTDSVTLDASRVIQPRYADPLGNPDDVGTSQVPATTGDVN; encoded by the coding sequence GTGACCCCCGCACGTTCGCACGAGGCATCGACGCGGCGCCCGGACGCCTCGATGACCCTGCTGCGGGAGTTGCAGGACTCACCGCTGGACCCGGCTTACGCGGATGCGCGTGCACGGCGTGAGCGGCGCGCGGCATCCGGCGCACGGGTGGAGTCCGGGTGGGGCCGCGTGGGGACCTTCCTGCTGGCGGCCGCGCTCGGTCTGGGCCTGACGATCGCGGCGACGACGCTGCGGACCCCGGACGGCTCCACCCGAGCCACCGAGTTGCTCACCGAGCAGATCGCGCAGCGGCGTGCGAGCACCGACGCACTCGAGGAGCGCAATGCCGCTCTCGCCGCGGAGATCCGGGACCTGTCCACCACGCAGCTGGCCGCATCCGATCCGGAGCTCGCGGAGCAGTTCGACGCGCTCGGGGTCGCCTCGGCGGTGACGGCGGTGACCGGTCCGGCGCTCACGGTGCGACTGAGCGACTCGGCACGCGCGCTGGAGGCTCCCGCGGAGTACCCCTCCGAGCGGGTGCAGGCGATCGACCTGCAGGTAGTGGTCAACGCCCTGTGGGCGGCCGGCGCGGAGGCGATCGCGGTCAACGGCACCAGGATCTCCGGTCTCGGCGCGATCCGATCCGCGGGCTCGGCCGTGCTGGTGGATCTGGTGCCGGTCACCTCGCCCTACGAGATCGTGGCGATCGGTCACTCCGAGCGGATGGTCAACGCCTTGGATCGTTCGACCGCCGGCGCCCACCTCGAGGTGCTCTCCGACCGGTACCGGATCCAGGTGACCACCGATCTCACGGACAGTGTCACCCTGGATGCCTCCCGGGTGATCCAGCCTCGCTACGCCGATCCGCTCGGGAACCCGGACGACGTCGGGACGAGTCAGGTCCCCGCAACCACAGGAGATGTCAATTGA
- the lnt gene encoding apolipoprotein N-acyltransferase, whose translation MPSPAQPSRTLSLLLAVAGGLLCDAAFPQRGLWPLAIAAVALLLLALRRDHAGWGFLVGTVWGLSFFLVHIWWANDSVGVIPWVALSAAQALAVGATAACWVWVRRLPALREHPWWSVLAFATVFSAWEVARSAAPFGGFPWGRLAYAQSTGPLLRLASLGGVVLVTFVVAALGAALALGVVALRRGGVLRASLAAIVVVAVPALAVLVPLDASAQAGTTRVGFVQGNVANPGLGAFANAREVVENHTAGTLALAQEYPGELDVVLWPENASDYNPREDAEAGALVAEAAEAIGAPILLGTQSYLRDEEGYAVERYNDYVLWEPGQGAVDVYAKQRPAPFAEYIPMRDIARRFSSAVDLVTVDMAPGTQVAVLDVTYPDDRVVPWGIGICFEVAYDDVLREAVLAGAQVLVVPTNNASFGYTAESEQQLAMTAFRAVELGRAAVQVSTVGVSGVVSPNGVVTQETELFTAAQGVAELPLRTGITLAARIGPWPAYVVLAATALLLVAAATHGAVTRTRSPRRRVAA comes from the coding sequence GTGCCCTCACCCGCCCAACCCTCGCGAACCCTCAGCCTGCTCCTCGCCGTCGCCGGCGGCCTGCTGTGCGACGCGGCCTTCCCGCAACGCGGGCTGTGGCCGCTGGCCATCGCGGCGGTCGCCCTGCTCCTGCTCGCCCTGCGGCGAGACCACGCCGGGTGGGGGTTCCTGGTCGGCACCGTGTGGGGCCTGTCCTTCTTCCTCGTCCACATCTGGTGGGCGAACGACTCCGTCGGCGTGATCCCCTGGGTGGCGCTGTCGGCCGCGCAGGCCCTGGCCGTGGGTGCCACGGCAGCGTGCTGGGTGTGGGTGCGTCGCCTGCCCGCGCTGCGTGAGCATCCCTGGTGGTCGGTGCTCGCGTTCGCCACGGTCTTCTCCGCCTGGGAGGTGGCGCGGTCCGCGGCGCCGTTCGGCGGTTTCCCGTGGGGACGCCTCGCCTACGCCCAGAGCACGGGACCGCTGTTGCGTCTGGCGAGCCTCGGGGGAGTGGTGCTCGTGACCTTCGTGGTGGCGGCCCTGGGGGCCGCCCTCGCCCTGGGAGTCGTGGCGCTGCGGCGCGGTGGGGTGCTGCGCGCCTCCCTGGCCGCCATCGTCGTCGTCGCGGTGCCGGCCCTCGCGGTGCTCGTGCCGCTGGATGCCTCCGCCCAAGCCGGCACCACGCGGGTGGGCTTCGTGCAGGGCAACGTCGCCAACCCGGGCCTGGGCGCATTCGCGAACGCCCGGGAGGTGGTCGAGAACCACACGGCCGGCACGCTGGCGCTGGCGCAGGAGTACCCCGGCGAACTCGACGTGGTGCTGTGGCCCGAGAACGCCTCGGACTACAACCCCCGCGAGGACGCCGAGGCGGGTGCGCTCGTGGCGGAAGCGGCCGAGGCCATCGGGGCGCCCATCCTGCTCGGCACCCAGTCCTACCTGCGCGACGAGGAGGGCTACGCCGTCGAGCGCTACAACGACTACGTGCTGTGGGAACCGGGCCAGGGGGCCGTGGACGTCTACGCCAAGCAGCGCCCCGCACCCTTCGCGGAGTACATCCCGATGCGGGACATCGCCCGGCGCTTCTCCAGTGCCGTGGACCTCGTCACCGTCGACATGGCCCCCGGGACGCAGGTCGCCGTGCTCGACGTCACCTACCCCGATGACCGGGTCGTGCCCTGGGGGATCGGGATCTGCTTCGAGGTGGCCTACGACGACGTGCTGCGCGAGGCGGTGCTCGCCGGTGCGCAGGTGCTGGTGGTGCCCACGAACAACGCCTCCTTCGGATACACCGCCGAGTCGGAGCAGCAACTCGCGATGACCGCCTTCCGCGCCGTGGAACTGGGCCGCGCCGCCGTGCAGGTCTCCACCGTGGGGGTCTCCGGGGTGGTCTCGCCCAACGGCGTGGTCACGCAGGAGACAGAGCTGTTCACCGCGGCGCAGGGCGTCGCGGAGCTGCCGCTGCGCACGGGTATCACCCTGGCCGCGCGGATCGGGCCCTGGCCCGCCTACGTGGTCCTGGCCGCCACGGCGCTGCTGCTGGTGGCTGCGGCCACGCACGGCGCGGTCACCCGCACCCGCTCGCCTCGCCGTAGGGTGGCGGCGTGA